A region of the Lolium rigidum isolate FL_2022 unplaced genomic scaffold, APGP_CSIRO_Lrig_0.1 contig_8179_1, whole genome shotgun sequence genome:
CACCAATCACTTCAACGCTTTTGACCTCCTCCGGCAGCCGTTTTGGTGTGGATCCGAGCTCATCGCATTCACAACCTACAACATCTTCACGAACTTCCGGGCCATCTTCCCCTCCCCGAGCAACATGCACACTCTCCCATACCGCATGCCGAAGGACGAAGAGTGAGCCAACCCCCccttcccccaccaccaccccaaaGGAGGAGCCAATGATGAGCCAACCATGATGAGCCAACGAGGAGCCAAGCAAGAACCAGGGAGAGAAAACGGCATTGTCtcccttgttttattgtttttcaaGTTTGTATGAGTGTTTTTATTATCTATGTCTTCTTTTGTGCTTTTCTATCGTGTCAGTGGATCGGGTTATGTAAGGATACTATCGTGTTATATTTATTTAACAACTCCATCCGTTCACTCTCATAAGACCTTCTAGATATTTCAAGCCATATTTCAATGTACACTAGATACAACTGTTTTGTTTCGTATCTAGCCTGCCTTGAAATGTCTTACAAAAGTGAAAGGAGGGAGTAATAAAACTAAAAATGAGTTCTCAAATAAGATTCCTCCAATAATCTAAAAATGAGTGAAATGAGATAATCTCACAAGGTGCAAACTAACTTGGCTACTTGATGCAAATGATTGACAAAGCTCATTTTCTTTAACAATAATAACAATATGAGTTCTTGATGCTTGATCCAATAAGAATAAAAAAAACAATGACTAGCCAACTTAGTCATGCAATTTTGCCAAAACAATGAGATTACTGGATTTTACTCGTTTTGAGATTATTGCAAATAAGTATTCGTGCAATCAATAGTTAGTTTGCACCGTGTGCGTTTTTTTGTTACCCAAGCTAACAAGTGAATTACTATTGGGCCTGCATCTGATCTAGTTAGGCCTAGCTAACATTCTATTTGGGCCTAGACTTTTCTAGCACTCGtccttgattttttttcttaTCACTGAACTTTGCATACCCTGCACACACACCTTAACTGACCAACTAAACAATAAAATTTGGCCGAATTTGTGTTGCATTTGATTCAAGGCTAAGCGATAGAACATAATATCCATGTGAGAGTACAACTAAAAATCATGGGGATTGTTATCTAATGACTAATGATCTGGAGATAAACAAAACCAAGTCAAATTATACAAAAATATCGGCCATCAGATTGCGCTTCTTTAAATTGACAAGTTTCAGTAGATGTTCATCTTGTTCAACTCCTTCAACCCCAACTCATCTGCCTTATCTTTCGTGACCCATTTCGCTTTCCCCACCGTAGCTGATCCCAACTTGAGCCCTAGGGATGCACCCTCCACTTCAATCCTCTTGATGTACACATCAAGTCACTCAAAATGCCTGCATTTCACTAGATTCTAAAAATAGGAAATATTAACCCTAATTCCCAAATTGGAAAAAACCCCAAAATTGAGCAAAATAAAGCGAATTTTGGAGAGGGGAAACTCATATCTCACCTTTCCCGGCTCTGCTTTGCTCTCGTATTTCACAAACTCACGCCTAACGTTGCCATTCTCATCGCTCGTGGTGATCATCGACTTCAGGGGCGTCGTCCATGGGCAATCAGGGCACCTTCCCAGCGGAACTGGGCCGTAACACGGCCACCGCCACTGGGAGGCCGAAGCGAAGCTCGACATTTACCGCCGGCGTTGCAACGCTTCGAGGTTCgctggagaagaaggggaaggAACGATACGATGCAGCGGTCGGAACCGGCTCTGGCGCGGGGGCGAGATGCTCTGTCGTGTACCAGCTGGGCGTTCTGGGTCCCACGTCGTGAGTTTGACAAGCAGTGGGTCCCATGATCTAAGGTGGATATGTTTGGGTTCCCGCACATCTTAGGTAATTTTAACGGTTAATCTATTTACAGTTTATGAGAAGTGTCGCGTACAAGCTATTTGCTTCCTCAAATACATCGCATGCGAGATATTCTGTGCAACGATGACACTCACCGTCCAATTCACTGAAAAGAGAAGTGGTACACTAGCTATTCACCCCAGAACATGTGACCACGGGGATTGATCTGCACGTCTCGGCCAGTAGCCCAGTTCTGAGTTGGTTGAGGAAGAAAAAATATTGAAGTGTATATGGGGGCCAGGAAGAGTACTCCTAACATTTTTTGAAGTGTCTGCTTGTCTCGTGCGACTGATGACTGAAATATACCTAAGTTGCTCTGATTTGAGGATGATATCACTGGAGATGTTTTCCGTCCCCTACGGCAAGATGGAAATGCAGATGTACCAGAAACCTGTGTTATGTTTCTAGTCAACGGCGACTTGATGGCCAGACCTCCCAGTCCTCTTCGGTAATGCCAATTTCCATAATCTACTATATGCATGCAAAGGTACTTTAAAAAATCATCTAAGGCTGTTGAGGGATCAATGGATTTAttatcatggaaaaaaatagcgcgctattccagcGCTAATAGCACGCTTATAGCATATCTGAAGAGctgacgctacgctatttcggcgctatagcgcgctattcgcgttaatagcacgctatagcatgctaatagcgtatttttagacccacgctattttgttatagcgcgctatttttttcattgTTTATTATACGTATGTGCGCAGTCCAATTATACTTGGACGCCACTTCTCTGCATAGTTTTTCCCCGCCCACGCACTTTGCGTTAGTAATTAATTTTGGTCCCATTTCAGTCGACTCTAAGTGGTGGCCAAGGTTGGCGGTCGTCATGTCTCACATCAAACATTCTTCTAAGTCTACTCATGTAGAATTTGTCGCGGTCGAGCGGTCGTTGATGGGTctccagaagtaaaataatggcacGCCTCCATTGTTGTGGGTAGTTGGCCAACCCCCGAGGTTCCACTTAACTCTACTATAGCCTTCACAAGAAAAATATACGGCGCTCAGGTATTCCACACCGCCTTTAATTTGTAATGCATTCGGGCCTACTTCCCTTCACGCCTCCACTCCGGCGAGCCTATAAAACTGCACCGGCCACTCCCATAGCTAACACAACCCACCGCACCGCCACTCTTTAACATATCTGATCTTCCTCTGCTCGCTCATACGTGACTGATTGGTTAGCTGCTGCAAggcaagctagctagctagctagcaatgGCAGCTCAGGGAAGAGGCAGTGCTGCCGGTGGCAACGTGGCCGTTGTCGTCGGGCTCGTCCTGCTCCTCTGCGTGCTCCTCCAAGCCAGCGTCGCGGAGTCGGCGGTGTTCAACGTCGGCGACCGCGGGGGCTGGTCGTTCAACACCAACTCCTGGCCCACCGGCAAGCGCTTCAAGGCCGGCGACGTCCTAGGTACGCACCTGCTACTGTAGCCTGGTGCATGCGATTGACTGGTGCAGTGAGACGAAGAGTTTGCTGGTGCATGCGATTGAATAATTCATAATTCATGGATGACTGACTGATGCAGTGTTCAAGTATGACGCGACGGCGCACGACGTGGTGGCGGTGAGCGCGGCGGGGTACAAGGCCTGCGCCAAGCCAGCGAGCGGCGCCAAGGTGTACAAGTCCGGCGCCGACCGCGTCACGCTCGCCCGCGGCACCAACTACTTCATCTGCAGCGTCCCCGGCCACTGCCAGTCCGGCATGAAGATCGCCGTCACCGCTGCATGATCCATCAGTCCATCATCGTGGACGTGAACTACATTTGCTGACAAAATAAATGGGCCGTTGTTTCGTCGATCGATTGCTACATCGGTGATTGTTCTATTTTTGTTTTGACTGACGCGCGTGTGCGTTAGGTATTTGTACTTCCATAATTCACACAACTTGAATAAACTGTTATTTCCCAAGGGTGGTGTCTAGGTACAAACCTCTTCCCTAGGCTTAGTCAAACTCAAATACAATAATGGCTGAGATCGTTCAAtacccctacttaattaaaatccTAATGGTATTTTACGTCTAATAATAAATAACTAATTTGTATGTTAGCCCTATAGGAAATCTTATGGCCCAATCATAAGATGTATGAATCGGACCAATATGTGGATTATGCTGCCACCTAAATTGGGCAGTAAACTCCATCACTGTGTCCTTCAACCgtatagacacctccataaataggtttCGGTTCTCCATACTCTGAAGAGATGATCATAAACGGAGCAAAATACTGAACCAGTAGATAACATGTATAAGAGAAAAAAATATTATCGGTAAACACTTCATCGTTTCTacaaagctaaagcgaccaaATAACAGCAAACGTTCCCATCCTAATAAGTAGCTTAAACATGTGATCCACCCCATTAAACCAACGtgttgggtataaggtagaacctatacgGGTGATTGACCATATAAATCTTGCAAAGTGGCATTAGAAGAATAAGCACTACTACAAAAATGCCTAGCGACAATattgctagtagtggcgcacggtgaTAGTGGTGCGTCACTGCTTGCCccaataacagtggcgcaccagggcCAATATGCGCGACTGTTGTATATGTGCCTAGTCCACCCCCAACCCCTAGGCATACCAGTGGGTAGTCGTGGCGCACCTAGTTGTAATGCACCATGGGTATGCCTGTGGTGGGGATTTTGGTCCCCATTTAGCAGTGGCACCACCCCCTCCCTTTGATGGATCACCTTTTCTGTTTTGAAAAATtagaagaaaatgatttaaaaaaattaaaaaaatcattcGAGATGGTCATGTGTTATGTGTTCTAGTTGTttggaaaattaacaaacatgaattttgagtttttttgcaaaatggcaTTATCTTTCATTATAatattgcatacgacctccgatgaaaatgtTTTtacatgaaaatgtatctacacaAAATTTACATTTGATTTGAATTGACTATAGCCGTTTTGGATTTTTTTAAATCCTCAAAatcaaaaaaggaaaacaaagtttttcaggttttagaaaaAAAAGTTTAAAGAGGGAAAAGTTAGCAATGGTGCACCATGTCtgtgtgcgccactactagcctttCCCTCCTTCGAAATTTGAAACGTCCAGCCACCTACCCTTACTCTTATCCACCTCTCTCCTCCCCTCTATcctttcctcttcctccttctctccaccatcttttcctcctcctcctcctcctctcatcTATTCTTTCATCCTCCTCTCATccatcctctcctccttcctccacTCTCTGGCACCTTCCTCCTTTTCGGCGCACCTCTCTCGTCTCCGGCGACTCACATACCA
Encoded here:
- the LOC124682291 gene encoding basic blue protein-like; the encoded protein is MAAQGRGSAAGGNVAVVVGLVLLLCVLLQASVAESAVFNVGDRGGWSFNTNSWPTGKRFKAGDVLVFKYDATAHDVVAVSAAGYKACAKPASGAKVYKSGADRVTLARGTNYFICSVPGHCQSGMKIAVTAA